One Mus pahari chromosome 21, PAHARI_EIJ_v1.1, whole genome shotgun sequence genomic window, atatgcatataaatatgtctttatataaacatatgtttatgtatttacatatatttgtaacATCAATTATTGAAAAAGGGGGTCATAATATAAAAGTGAGCAAGAGTGGTATATGAGAAGCTTTGAAGAGAGAGGATTGAGAAAATTATGTAAGTGTgtgataagaaaaaaattgtagaaataagtttttaaagattaCATAATATCtcacagccaggcgtggtggcgcacgcctttaatcccagcacttgggaggcagaggcaggctgatttctgagtttgaggccagcctggtctacaaagtgagttccaggacagccataactacacagagaaaccctgtctcgaaaaatcaaaaacaaccccccccaaaacaaaaacaaacaaacaaacaaacaatatctcactaattatttatttgatgAGTTCTAGAGATTGAATATGCATTCTCCAACTGTGTTGCAAGTGCTTCAAAAAGTAATCTTCCTTTTCCATTCAGTATTAATCTATACTACAATGTTATTTCACATGTTAGTTTTAGTGTTTTATAGCTGAATATGAGTTTTGAGCAAAGTACATGAAAATAATACTGTTCAGATCTTTATTTGAACTGTGCAAAACATTTTCACCATAAAATCACAAAAAGTATTCTGATGAAAAAGTATTAGGTCTATCTTaacatataaaattcaaattagaCACAAGTAGTTCCTGTTGAATTATACTGTAtaagaaaattgtatttatatacattgtGGACAACTTAACATACAGAATATCagttaaataattcaaaatatagcTGGTATAATATCATTGAGCACAAAACTATGTAAATGTCTGTGCAAGCAGTCAGATAATGTTCTCATTTGTCAAGTCACCTAACAGCCATAAATTACCTTTTGAAATTAGGTAATCAATTACAAAGTTTTCTCTCAGACATTAGAGATGATGTGAAATGATTTTAGCTATacagaaatatttctatttctctttgtaATTTTCAATTAAATTGAAAAAGCCTTTTAACAAAACAGATCTCAAATAAGTAATCTGCATTAAGATTTCATGATTAAGTTAATGTGGTAAATATAACCACCCTGTGGGATCCTGTAAAAACATACTGTAGCTTTTACATAATAGCAGGTATTAGTTACTGACAGAATGATATATGCATTCAGAACTGGAATTAGTTCAAGTGATTCACTATAAATATGAAATCATAGTTACTCTCTTTTCACATCAtttgctctttttcttctcctaatGAGGGTTAAGgtcattgttattgtttgttgttgttactattattaaacATCTGTTTCATACTACTTCTCCCTCACTGATTTTAAGGTGTCTCTAATCTCAAGGCAATGTTTTCCAGTAACTATGATTATTATTTCGATCTTGAGAGATTTGCCCTAGAATATTCTTCTGAAGAAAATTCTAAGCATGTTCCCAGACACCACCACAAGGCAAGTATTCCATATGGGTGGACTTTAAGAAGCTGCCATGCATACTGTTTTCAACTTCTTTCTGTAAGATGTGGTCTATTctgtctatttttttcctttgcatgaCTTAATTGTCTGAATAAACTCTCAAACATCATAAAGTGTAAGAAAGAATTATTACATTGTACAAATGAATATCATAATGAGTTTACTCTATACATGACAGTAGTATTTGTAACtcataaattttgtttgtttgttgcagtAAATCCCCTACCCAAATATGCCCAGGCAATAAAAATgtaactcagttaatatgaatacatgctatgCACCCAGATTGGGCAGATCTCcaactacactaccatcttccacatcttatgagaccccttagaacttgtggtttcccCAGGTCATGTGCTTTTGCTCCGCttttctacttcctcctcctctgcatcctctccctcttccattttctccttcttctctccctccccttctgctccaccttccctatTGCTAGTTTCATGATATAACCCTGTGTCTCCACGTTTATTCTATAAAAATTCACTACTTCTAATGCATCACATTTAAGCAACCCTTCTGTTTTGTGATaggtaattaaaagaaaaactcactgGAAATCACAAATGAAATTTATTGTGCACCACttacatcaataaataaaaaattacctGTGGATGACAATTACAGGAATCTATAGGTTGTAATAGCAGCATTTTAGAAAAGTCTAGAACATATCTTATTAATATTTAGAGTTAGATATTCCCTGAACTACTTCAACTCACAAATAGAAATAGGATATAGACAACTATATTTGTTGAAATTATCTGTCATTACATGAAGAGGTTGTTCTTTGGTATTTTGAGTTGGTGTACAACTATGAGGGCATAAGTTCATATCTAGGTTAATGTTCAGGAAATGTAATCAATGCAGATATATACTGTGCCAGTATAAATACAATCATAATGCAAGAACTCATGTTTTCCTTGGTAGGTTTTGAGGCATTTTATTTTGGTGAATGCTTTGCCCTTTTATTTACACTTTTGCAGAGAAACTCACTGTGTATCagctctctgtatatatgtgcatttataatGCATATTCAAAAATTTCACTAGAAATTATTAATGattatgaaatatttgttttgatACAGAGTCTTGCTATGATGGACCACATGACCTAGCATGTAGTTGGTTTTGtgatccttacacacacacaatccaatcAAGAAAACTTCAATATATGCTTTGACTCAGAAATTCAATTGCtgcctcaatttaaaaaaaaaaatgctgaaagcCAGAATGGACTTGAGGACCATGACAATTGGAATAGTGCTCTCACTTCAGACAGCACTTGGTGTTCTAggaaacttttttcttcttttctactacctAATCCTTTACTTCAATGAACATACATTAAAGGTCGTATATAGGATTTTTGTACATATGTTCATATCCAACTCCTTGATTATTATCTCCATCGGAATCACTGGTGCATTTGGAGCTTTCGGGTGGAATCTGGTATTCAATGATTTGGGGTGCAAGCTTCTTATATATGTTCAAAGACTTGCCAGAAGTATGTCCATCAGCAccacctgtctcctgagtgtctTTTGGGTAATCACCATCAGCCCCAGGAACTCCTGCTGGAAGgaatttaaaatcaaaactacAAAGTTTGTGAACctatccatttgcctctgctggATCCTGTTGATGCTAGTAAATATGTTTTTCCCTGTCTACACAACTATCAAGAGGAATTTAGAAAATATGACACAAATGAGTGATTCTCAGTTCTgttactctgtagaccatgaCAAAATAGTACATTTGTTGTATATAGCATTTTGTATGTTTCCTGAAGTCTTATTTTCTGTACTCCTTGTATGTTGCAGCAGCTTCATGACTATCATACTTTGCAAACACAAGAAGAGGGTTCAACACACCCTTCGTGCTCATTCTTCCCTCAGAACTTCCACTGAAAACAGAGCTGTACAGACCATTCTGGTTCTGGTTTGCACCTTTCTATTATTTTGTACTCTCTCTTCCATTTTACTAGTCTGTATTGCTCTTTTAGATAATCCCAGTGGGTGGTTGGTGAATATCACAGCCATAATTTCTATGTGTTTTCCTACATTAGGCCCATTTGTGATAGGTTGTGATTTCACTGTTTTTAGATTCTGCTTTACATGGACAAGAAACATTAAAATACCATAATCttataataaaactataataatattttaaatttatttttatttttatgtattcattttatatcccactcactgcttCCCTTTCAGTCACTccctcctacagtccttcccctctcctttctctccttctctttataGAAGGTGGGGCCTCCCTTTGTATCCCCCTACCATGCCACTTCAAATCTCTGCAAAGATAGCCACTTCCACTGAGGACAGATAAGGGAGcctagctagaagaacatatcccccatacaggcaatagcttttgagATAGCCCAGGCTCCAGTTATCAGGGACCTTCGTGAAGAGCAtcctgcacatctgctacatttgaGCAGCGAAGCTTAGCTTCagttcatgtatgttctttggttggtggttcagactctgataTCCCCAAGGATCCACATTACTTGACCCTGCTGGTCTTCCTTTGGAGTTCCTATACCTCTTGGGCCCtgaaatccttcctcctattttttttccataaaagtcCCTAAGCTACATTCAttgtttggctgtgagtgtctatatctgtctgagtTGTGTTGCTGAAtgaagcttctcagaggacaacagagattggtgcttgccccTTCGATTGGGTTGGGCCAATTATGGACTGGCTattccctcattctctgctccatatctcatgcctgcatttcttgtagtcaGGATAAATTTTGAGTTAACAGCTTGGAGGGTGGGTTTTTGTCTCTGTTGCTCTTCTGTGATTCCTGGCTGACTACAGGAGGTAGACTCTTTAGGTTCAATATACCCgatgttgtgagtcacagctaaggtcactccGATTGACTTTTGGATACCtcctttatcccaggtctctgacttAGCCTGGAGATGACCCCACTTCCTCACCTCATCAGTTGCAGGTTTCAGAGAATTCTTAACAAGAAATCTTGAATCGCTGAGAAGCACATAATGAAATGTCCAAGTCCTTATtgataagggaaatgcaaatcagatcAAGTCGAATGTTCCATTTTATACTCATTAGAATGACTAGATCAAAATCTCAAGACACAGCACAttctgttgaggatgtggagtgAAGGGAACAATTCTTCATTTCCAGTGGAAGTACAATCTTACACAACCACTTTAGAGTAAAatttggtgttgtttttttttttttttttttcagagaactcTGAGTGGTGCTACTATAAGATACAATTACAGCACTCTTGACATAAACCCAAGAGATGatccaacatcccacaaagacatttcccaactatgttcatagcagctttattcctaatgaccagaaactggaaatgactTGGTGTCACTCAACTAAAGATTGGGTAAAGAAGCCggatggtggtggtacatgcctttaatcccagcactcaggagacagaggcaggcagatttctgagtacgaggccagcctggtctacaaagtgagttccaggacagcaagggctatacagagaaaccctgtctcgaaaaaccaaaaaaaaaaaaaaaaaaagaaaaagaatgggtgAAGAATATGCAGTACAACTACACAATAGgatactattcagatattaaaaacaaagaaatcatgaattttgcaggcaaatgggtggaacttgagaatataaCCCCAAGAAAGGTAACCTAGGtccaaaaagacatgcattttatgtactcacttatatgtggattATAGTCATGAAATCCAGGGACCAGGCTATATTGCACAGACCCAAAGAATCTAAACAAGAAGGAACAGTAATAATGCCAGAAACACAAGTTAAAGGGGTAAGGAAAATTTAATATAAGGCCAATGGAGTGAAGAAACTGTGAGAGAGGGGACGTAGGGAGGATAATGGAGAGTTTGGGATCAGCTACTTGGAAGGACAGGAGAAATGGGTATATGGCCTTGAAAATCAATGGAAAACTCCAAATAGTATTCTTTAATGATGAAGATCTAATCTTAGGTCTTTTGTGTCATTCAAAATATCAGTGTAATTGTGAAATAACATATGGGGATgtgataattattattttacagcAGACTAGTGCTACATTCTACCTTATAGATTATAGCCTGTAGAACACCAGATTC contains:
- the LOC110338359 gene encoding vomeronasal type-1 receptor 4-like, with the translated sequence MLKARMDLRTMTIGIVLSLQTALGVLGNFFLLFYYLILYFNEHTLKVVYRIFVHMFISNSLIIISIGITGAFGAFGWNLVFNDLGCKLLIYVQRLARSMSISTTCLLSVFWVITISPRNSCWKEFKIKTTKFVNLSICLCWILLMLVNMFFPVYTTIKRNLENMTQMSDSQFCYSVDHDKIVHLLYIAFCMFPEVLFSVLLVCCSSFMTIILCKHKKRVQHTLRAHSSLRTSTENRAVQTILVLVCTFLLFCTLSSILLVCIALLDNPSGWLVNITAIISMCFPTLGPFVIGCDFTVFRFCFTWTRNIKIP